In Arthrobacter sp. B3I9, the following are encoded in one genomic region:
- the purU gene encoding formyltetrahydrofolate deformylase produces MTDHQQSDSYILTLSCPDRPGIVHAVAGALLVAGCNITDSQQYGSQETGTFFMRVEATTAAAQAELQAALEPVALAFGMQWSLNPEGRKVRTLLMASTSAHCLNDLLFLQRSGTLPIEIPAIVSNHQDLAGLAEFYGIPFHYVPVTRDSKARAEDELRALMAEHDIELTVLARYMQILSDELCTELSGKAINIHHSFLPSFKGAKPYHQAHSRGVKLIGATAHYVTAALDEGPIIEQEVIRVDHRRTAEQFVQMGRDVEGRTLAQAVQWHAEHRVLLDGNRTVVFN; encoded by the coding sequence GTGACTGACCACCAGCAAAGCGATTCCTACATCCTCACCCTTTCCTGCCCGGACCGGCCCGGCATCGTGCACGCCGTCGCCGGGGCCCTCCTCGTGGCGGGCTGCAACATCACGGATTCCCAGCAGTACGGCAGCCAGGAGACCGGAACGTTCTTTATGCGGGTGGAGGCCACGACCGCGGCCGCCCAGGCCGAACTGCAGGCCGCGCTGGAGCCGGTCGCGCTGGCCTTCGGCATGCAGTGGAGCCTGAACCCCGAGGGCCGGAAGGTCCGCACGCTGCTCATGGCCAGCACCTCGGCCCACTGCCTCAACGATTTGCTCTTCCTGCAGCGCTCGGGGACCCTCCCGATCGAGATCCCGGCCATCGTCTCCAACCACCAGGACCTGGCCGGGCTGGCCGAGTTCTATGGCATCCCCTTCCACTACGTCCCTGTCACCCGGGACTCGAAGGCCCGTGCCGAGGACGAGCTGCGCGCCCTGATGGCGGAGCACGACATTGAGCTCACCGTCCTGGCCCGCTACATGCAGATCCTCTCCGACGAGCTGTGCACCGAGCTCTCCGGCAAGGCCATCAACATCCACCACTCCTTCCTGCCGTCCTTCAAGGGCGCCAAGCCGTACCACCAGGCGCACTCCCGCGGGGTGAAGCTCATCGGCGCCACCGCGCATTACGTGACGGCGGCCCTGGACGAGGGCCCGATCATCGAGCAGGAAGTCATCCGGGTGGACCACCGGCGCACGGCGGAGCAGTTCGTCCAGATGGGCCGGGACGTGGAGGGCCGGACGCTGGCCCAGGCGGTCCAGTGGCACGCCGAACACCGCGTCCTGCTGGACGGCAACCGGACGGTTGTCTTTAACTGA
- a CDS encoding NAD(P)/FAD-dependent oxidoreductase, translating to MTTATELPAPSSDARRRSDAAAGPITMLNPDFPFSYDHYLAHPDGLGSVPAELYGTEVAVVGAGLSGLVTAYELMKLGLRPVVYEADRIGGRLRTASFPSAPGVVADLGGMRFPVSGKAFYHYVDLLGLETRDFPNPLAGATSSTVIELAGKKYYAETPADLPPFFREVADAWKAAVSDGAMFIEMQDAIRARDTVRIKELWNELLPLLDEQTFYGFIAGSDSFKQAGFAHREAFGQVGFGTGGWDTDFPNSILEILRVVYTDADDQHRLIAGGAQRLPEALWQHAPSGMAHWPDGTSLASLHAGAPRGAVDRIARDGEGNFRVRERWGRESAYPAVVTTCQSWLLSTRIHTEEKLFPAELWTAIERSHYMQSSKTFVMVDRPFWKDIDPASGRDVLSMTLTDRLNRATYLLDNGPDQPAVILLSYTWNDDALKWLALDADERVELMLHSLAQIYPDVDIAGHIVGQPITVSWEADPNFMGAFKANLPGHYRYQQRLFTHFKQDELAVHQRGIFLAGDDVSFTAGWAEGAVTTGLNAVWGVVNHLGGRTSPDNPGPGELLEEIGPVTLD from the coding sequence ATGACCACCGCCACCGAACTGCCAGCCCCAAGCTCCGACGCGCGGCGTCGCAGCGACGCCGCAGCAGGGCCGATCACCATGCTGAACCCGGACTTCCCGTTCAGCTACGACCATTATCTGGCCCACCCGGACGGCCTGGGCTCGGTTCCGGCCGAGCTGTACGGGACGGAGGTCGCGGTGGTCGGGGCCGGGTTGTCGGGCTTGGTGACGGCGTACGAACTGATGAAGCTCGGCCTGCGCCCGGTGGTCTACGAGGCGGACCGGATCGGTGGGCGGCTTCGCACCGCCAGCTTCCCGTCCGCCCCCGGAGTGGTCGCCGACCTCGGTGGGATGCGGTTCCCGGTCTCGGGCAAGGCCTTCTACCATTACGTGGACCTGCTGGGACTGGAGACCCGGGATTTTCCCAACCCGCTGGCAGGCGCCACCTCCAGTACGGTGATCGAGCTCGCGGGGAAGAAGTACTACGCCGAAACGCCCGCTGACCTTCCGCCGTTCTTCCGTGAGGTGGCTGATGCCTGGAAGGCCGCGGTAAGTGACGGCGCCATGTTCATCGAAATGCAGGACGCCATCCGGGCCCGGGACACGGTGCGGATCAAGGAGCTCTGGAACGAACTGCTCCCGCTGCTGGATGAACAGACGTTCTACGGCTTCATCGCAGGCAGCGACTCGTTCAAGCAGGCCGGCTTCGCCCACCGGGAGGCGTTCGGCCAGGTGGGCTTCGGTACAGGGGGCTGGGACACGGACTTTCCCAACTCCATCCTGGAAATCCTGCGCGTGGTCTACACCGACGCTGACGACCAGCACCGCCTTATCGCCGGCGGAGCCCAGCGGCTCCCCGAGGCACTGTGGCAACACGCGCCGTCGGGCATGGCGCACTGGCCCGACGGGACCTCCCTCGCGTCGCTGCACGCCGGAGCCCCGCGCGGTGCGGTGGACCGGATCGCGCGGGACGGGGAGGGGAACTTCCGCGTCCGGGAACGGTGGGGCCGCGAGTCCGCCTACCCCGCCGTCGTCACCACCTGCCAGTCCTGGTTGCTGTCCACCCGGATCCATACGGAGGAGAAGCTGTTTCCCGCCGAGCTCTGGACGGCGATCGAGCGCTCGCACTACATGCAGTCATCCAAGACCTTTGTCATGGTGGACCGGCCCTTCTGGAAGGACATCGACCCAGCAAGCGGCCGGGACGTCCTTTCCATGACGCTCACGGACCGACTCAACCGGGCGACGTACCTGCTGGATAACGGACCCGACCAGCCGGCGGTGATCCTGCTGTCCTACACCTGGAATGACGATGCGCTCAAATGGCTGGCGCTGGATGCCGACGAACGCGTGGAGCTGATGCTGCACTCGCTCGCCCAGATCTACCCCGACGTCGACATCGCCGGCCACATCGTGGGGCAGCCCATCACGGTCTCGTGGGAGGCGGACCCCAACTTCATGGGCGCGTTCAAGGCGAACCTGCCGGGGCACTACCGCTACCAGCAACGGCTGTTCACGCATTTCAAGCAGGACGAGCTGGCCGTGCACCAGCGCGGCATTTTCCTGGCCGGGGACGACGTGTCCTTTACGGCCGGCTGGGCCGAAGGTGCCGTCACCACCGGGCTGAACGCGGTGTGGGGCGTGGTCAACCACTTGGGCGGCCGGACGTCTCCGGACAACCCGGGGCCAGGGGAGCTGCTGGAGGAAATCGGCCCGGTTACGCTCGACTAA
- a CDS encoding bifunctional methylenetetrahydrofolate dehydrogenase/methenyltetrahydrofolate cyclohydrolase translates to MSSAETATTAPATAQILDGKATAAAIKAELTERVAALKAQGIVPGLGTILVGSDPGSTWYVGGKHKDCAEVGITSIRRDLPEDTTQEDLLAVVRELNENPDCTGYIVQLPLPKHIDQDVILEAMDPDKDADGLHPTNLGRLVANVSGPMKSPLPCTPKGCVELLTRHGIELKGKRVLVVGRGVTIGRPVGLLLTRKDVNATVILAHTGTVDLPAEIRRADVVIAAAGQPHMIKAEDLKPGAIVLDVGVSRVDDGSGKAVVTGDVDPAAANVAAWLSPNPGGVGPMTRAMLLANVVETAERHLAERSTSAH, encoded by the coding sequence ATGAGTTCTGCAGAGACCGCAACAACAGCACCGGCCACAGCCCAAATCCTGGACGGCAAGGCCACCGCGGCCGCCATCAAGGCCGAACTGACCGAACGCGTGGCAGCGCTCAAGGCCCAGGGGATCGTTCCCGGGCTCGGCACCATCCTGGTCGGCTCCGACCCCGGCAGCACCTGGTACGTGGGCGGCAAGCACAAGGACTGCGCCGAGGTAGGCATCACCTCGATCCGCCGCGACCTGCCCGAGGACACCACGCAGGAGGACCTGCTGGCCGTGGTCCGGGAGCTCAACGAGAACCCGGACTGCACCGGCTACATCGTCCAGCTGCCCCTGCCCAAGCACATCGACCAGGACGTCATCCTCGAGGCCATGGATCCGGACAAGGACGCCGACGGCCTGCACCCGACCAACCTCGGCCGGCTGGTCGCAAACGTCAGCGGACCGATGAAGTCACCGCTGCCCTGCACGCCCAAGGGCTGTGTTGAACTGCTCACCCGGCACGGGATCGAACTCAAGGGCAAGCGCGTGCTGGTGGTGGGCCGCGGCGTCACCATCGGGCGGCCGGTCGGGCTGCTGCTCACCCGCAAGGACGTCAACGCCACCGTCATCCTGGCCCACACCGGGACCGTGGACCTGCCCGCCGAAATCCGGCGGGCCGACGTCGTGATCGCCGCCGCAGGGCAGCCGCACATGATCAAGGCTGAGGACCTCAAGCCCGGTGCCATTGTGCTCGACGTCGGCGTCAGCCGAGTTGACGACGGTTCCGGCAAGGCCGTGGTCACCGGAGACGTGGACCCCGCGGCCGCCAACGTCGCCGCCTGGCTCTCGCCGAACCCCGGGGGAGTGGGTCCCATGACCCGTGCGATGCTGCTGGCCAACGTGGTGGAAACCGCAGAGCGCCACCTGGCGGAACGAAGCACCTCCGCCCACTGA
- a CDS encoding 2'-5' RNA ligase family protein, whose translation MSAASKVTATDAPRTGGSPAGNGQSSSDGISVGVILRFPPEVAEELQRWRASFGDPMAGVIPAHITLVTTTMTQDWEATRCHVRDVASKQEPFTVTIAGTGSFRPVSPVVFLKVDDGFAECVRLHRQLQTGPLERELPFPYHPHVTVAHDVAPESLDEAETVLKNYRATFPVASMGLYEHDDNGIWQLREELHFGTERDDDRGPGGAADAR comes from the coding sequence ATGTCCGCCGCCAGCAAAGTCACCGCGACAGACGCCCCGCGAACCGGCGGGTCCCCCGCCGGCAACGGACAGTCCTCCAGCGATGGCATCAGCGTCGGAGTGATCCTGAGGTTCCCGCCGGAAGTCGCCGAGGAACTCCAGCGGTGGCGGGCCTCGTTCGGCGACCCGATGGCGGGGGTGATTCCGGCGCACATCACGCTGGTCACCACCACCATGACCCAGGACTGGGAGGCGACCCGCTGCCACGTGCGGGACGTCGCGAGCAAGCAGGAGCCGTTCACGGTGACGATCGCCGGGACGGGATCGTTCCGGCCGGTCTCTCCCGTGGTCTTCCTCAAGGTCGACGACGGCTTCGCGGAATGCGTCCGCCTGCATCGGCAGCTCCAGACCGGCCCCCTGGAGCGCGAACTGCCGTTTCCCTACCACCCGCATGTCACGGTGGCCCACGACGTCGCCCCGGAAAGCCTCGATGAGGCCGAAACGGTGCTCAAGAACTACAGGGCCACGTTCCCGGTGGCTAGCATGGGACTTTACGAGCACGACGACAACGGCATTTGGCAGCTACGGGAAGAGCTTCACTTTGGGACCGAACGCGACGACGACAGAGGCCCGGGCGGCGCAGCAGACGCCCGCTAA
- the glyA gene encoding serine hydroxymethyltransferase: protein MTTSVNLSSTAVSNQPLAELDPEIAAVLSQELGRQRGTLEMIASENFAPRAVMEAQGSVLTNKYAEGYPGRRYYGGCEYVDVAEQLAIDRVKDLFGAEFANVQPHSGAQANAAALSAMIKPGDKILGLSLAHGGHLTHGMKLNFSGKLYDVAAYQVEEDNFRIDMDRLREQAIAEKPQVIIAGWSAYPRHLDFAAFRSIADEVGALLWTDMAHFAGLVAAGLHPSPVPHSDVVTSTVHKTLAGPRSGVILAKQDWAKKINSNVFPGQQGGPLMHVIAAKAVAFKIAGTEEFKERQERVLEGARIIADRLNQSDVADAGVSVLTGGTDVHLVLVDLRNSQLDGQQAEDLLHSVGITVNRNAVPFDPRPPMVTSGLRIGTPALATRGFGAEEFTEVADIIATALKSGTAADVEALQYRVDKLAADFPLYPQHEQW from the coding sequence GTGACTACTTCCGTTAACCTTTCCTCGACTGCCGTGAGCAACCAGCCGCTGGCGGAGCTCGATCCCGAAATTGCCGCCGTCCTCAGCCAGGAGCTCGGCCGCCAGCGCGGCACCCTGGAGATGATCGCCTCCGAGAACTTCGCCCCGCGCGCCGTGATGGAAGCCCAGGGCTCGGTCCTGACCAACAAGTACGCCGAGGGCTACCCGGGACGCCGCTACTACGGCGGCTGCGAGTACGTCGACGTCGCCGAGCAGCTCGCGATCGACCGGGTCAAGGACCTCTTCGGCGCCGAATTCGCCAACGTCCAGCCGCACTCCGGCGCCCAGGCGAACGCCGCGGCGCTCTCCGCCATGATCAAGCCAGGCGACAAGATCCTGGGCCTGTCGCTGGCGCACGGCGGCCACCTGACCCACGGCATGAAGCTGAACTTCTCCGGAAAGCTCTACGACGTCGCCGCCTACCAGGTCGAGGAAGACAACTTCCGGATCGACATGGACAGGCTCCGCGAGCAGGCCATCGCCGAGAAGCCGCAGGTCATCATCGCCGGCTGGTCCGCCTACCCCCGCCACCTTGACTTCGCCGCCTTCCGCTCGATCGCCGATGAGGTCGGCGCCCTGCTCTGGACCGACATGGCGCACTTTGCGGGACTGGTTGCCGCCGGCCTGCACCCGAGCCCGGTGCCGCACTCCGACGTCGTCACCTCCACGGTGCACAAGACCCTCGCCGGCCCCCGCTCCGGGGTGATCCTGGCCAAGCAGGACTGGGCCAAGAAGATCAACTCCAACGTCTTCCCGGGCCAGCAGGGCGGACCGCTGATGCACGTCATCGCCGCCAAGGCCGTGGCGTTCAAGATCGCCGGCACCGAGGAATTCAAGGAGCGCCAGGAACGCGTCCTGGAAGGCGCCCGGATCATCGCCGACCGCCTCAACCAGTCGGACGTCGCCGACGCCGGCGTTTCAGTTCTCACCGGCGGAACCGACGTGCACCTGGTCCTGGTGGACCTGCGCAACTCCCAGCTCGACGGCCAGCAGGCCGAAGACCTCCTCCACTCCGTGGGCATCACGGTCAACCGCAATGCCGTGCCGTTCGATCCCCGCCCGCCGATGGTCACTTCCGGCCTGCGCATCGGCACCCCGGCCCTGGCCACCCGCGGCTTCGGTGCCGAGGAATTCACCGAGGTGGCGGACATCATCGCCACCGCTCTGAAGTCCGGCACCGCCGCGGATGTCGAAGCCCTGCAGTACCGTGTGGACAAGCTGGCCGCCGACTTCCCGCTGTACCCGCAGCACGAGCAGTGGTGA
- a CDS encoding gamma carbonic anhydrase family protein has protein sequence MAPLYAFAGDTPAVHDSAFIAPTASVIGKATLAENSSAFYGVSVRADTAAITVGAGTNLQDNVVLHADAGFPCTVGARVSVGHNAVVHGCTVEDDCLIGMSATILNGAVIGAGSLVAAGAVVLEGTIVPPRSLVAGVPAKVRRELNDEEFAGVQRNAAHYQDLARAHRELHGS, from the coding sequence ATGGCTCCCCTTTACGCATTCGCCGGCGACACTCCGGCCGTCCATGATTCCGCCTTCATCGCCCCCACGGCCTCGGTCATCGGCAAGGCCACGCTGGCGGAAAACTCCAGCGCATTCTACGGCGTCTCCGTCCGGGCGGACACCGCCGCGATCACCGTGGGCGCCGGCACCAACCTGCAGGACAACGTGGTGCTGCACGCCGACGCCGGGTTCCCCTGCACGGTCGGGGCGCGCGTCAGCGTCGGGCACAATGCCGTCGTGCATGGCTGCACGGTGGAGGACGACTGCCTGATCGGCATGAGCGCCACCATCCTCAACGGCGCCGTGATCGGTGCCGGGTCGCTGGTCGCCGCCGGGGCCGTGGTGCTGGAGGGCACCATCGTGCCGCCGCGCTCGCTTGTCGCCGGAGTGCCGGCCAAGGTCCGCCGCGAACTCAACGACGAGGAATTTGCCGGGGTCCAGCGCAACGCGGCGCACTACCAGGACCTGGCCCGGGCCCACCGGGAGCTGCACGGCTCCTGA
- a CDS encoding exodeoxyribonuclease III: MSLALEKDHLRIASVNVNGLRAAYKKGMAEWLEPREVDILCLQEVRAPDAVVNELIGEGWYILHAEAEAKGRAGVAIASRDEPVNTRVGIGEDYFATAGRWVEADYIVRNAAGDASTLTVASAYVHSGEAGSPKQDDKFRFLDVMSTRLPELAKHSDHALVVGDLNVGHTELDNRNWKGNVKRAGFLPEERAYFDRFFGEEIGWKDVHRGLAGNVDGPYTWWSQRGQAFDNDTGWRIDYHLATPAFAAAAVSAVVDRAPSWDTRFSDHAPLVVDYRL; encoded by the coding sequence GTGAGCTTGGCATTGGAGAAGGACCACCTTCGCATCGCATCAGTCAACGTCAATGGCCTTCGTGCCGCCTACAAGAAGGGCATGGCGGAATGGCTTGAGCCCCGCGAAGTGGACATCCTCTGCCTCCAGGAGGTCCGGGCGCCTGACGCTGTGGTCAATGAACTGATCGGCGAAGGCTGGTACATCCTGCACGCGGAGGCCGAGGCTAAAGGCAGGGCCGGCGTCGCCATTGCCTCCCGCGACGAGCCCGTCAACACCAGGGTGGGCATCGGCGAGGACTACTTCGCTACCGCCGGCCGGTGGGTCGAGGCCGACTACATCGTCCGCAATGCCGCTGGGGACGCGTCCACGCTGACTGTGGCCAGCGCCTACGTGCACTCCGGCGAGGCCGGCAGCCCCAAGCAGGACGACAAGTTCCGCTTCCTGGACGTCATGAGCACCAGGCTGCCCGAGCTGGCCAAGCACAGCGACCATGCCCTCGTGGTCGGGGACCTCAACGTGGGGCACACGGAGCTGGACAACCGTAACTGGAAGGGCAACGTCAAACGTGCCGGCTTCCTGCCGGAGGAGCGCGCGTACTTCGACCGCTTCTTCGGTGAGGAAATCGGCTGGAAGGATGTTCACAGGGGCCTGGCGGGTAACGTCGACGGCCCCTACACTTGGTGGTCGCAACGGGGACAGGCCTTCGACAACGACACCGGCTGGCGCATTGATTACCACCTGGCCACGCCCGCCTTCGCTGCCGCCGCAGTGTCGGCCGTTGTTGACCGGGCACCGTCCTGGGACACCCGCTTCTCTGACCACGCCCCGCTGGTAGTGGACTACCGGCTCTAG
- a CDS encoding S9 family peptidase: MSRSEKVTFRGSTGELLSGVVDVPEGPVKGWGVFSHGFTLGKDSPSASRMCKALADNGVGMLRFDNLGLGESAGLWAEGSFSHKVADTVKAAEFMRDAGRPASLLVGHSFGGAAVLAAAGEIPELDAVATVGAPFSPRHVAHVFDAALDRILSEGSAEVDLGGKHVEIRRHFVEDLEHADLTDCIRRLHRPLMVLHSPTDNTVGIENASAIFQAARHPRSFVSLEGSDHLLTGKGQAARAAKIISAWADQYLDA, translated from the coding sequence ATGTCCCGTTCCGAAAAAGTCACCTTCCGGGGCTCCACCGGCGAGCTGCTCTCCGGCGTCGTCGACGTCCCCGAGGGGCCTGTGAAGGGCTGGGGCGTGTTCTCGCACGGCTTCACGCTGGGCAAGGACAGTCCCTCCGCGTCCCGGATGTGCAAGGCCCTGGCGGACAACGGGGTGGGCATGCTCCGCTTCGACAACCTGGGGCTCGGCGAATCCGCGGGCCTGTGGGCCGAAGGCTCCTTCAGCCACAAGGTGGCGGACACCGTGAAGGCGGCGGAGTTCATGCGCGACGCCGGGCGGCCCGCCTCCTTGCTCGTGGGCCATTCCTTCGGCGGAGCCGCCGTGCTGGCCGCGGCAGGAGAAATTCCGGAACTCGACGCCGTCGCGACCGTGGGCGCACCGTTCTCGCCCAGGCACGTGGCCCATGTCTTTGACGCCGCGCTGGACCGGATCCTCAGCGAAGGAAGCGCCGAAGTGGACCTCGGCGGCAAGCACGTTGAGATCCGCCGGCACTTCGTGGAGGACCTGGAACACGCCGACCTGACGGACTGCATCCGCCGGCTGCACCGTCCGCTGATGGTGCTGCACTCCCCCACGGACAACACCGTGGGAATTGAGAATGCCAGCGCCATCTTCCAGGCCGCCCGGCATCCGCGCAGCTTCGTCTCGCTCGAGGGCAGCGACCACCTGCTGACCGGCAAGGGCCAGGCGGCGCGTGCCGCGAAGATTATTTCGGCGTGGGCCGATCAGTACCTCGACGCCTGA
- the trpS gene encoding tryptophan--tRNA ligase, with the protein MTLPSTATAGAHHDADISAAVAPAVPAETATGARHRILSGMQPSADSLHLGNYLGALVNWVRMQEEYDAIFFIPDLHAITVPQDPAELAHRTRVTAAQYIAGGVDVDKCTLFVQSQVPEHAQLAWVLNCITGFGEASRMTQFKDKALKQGSEQASVGLFTYPILQASDILLYQPHGVPVGEDQRQHVELSRDLAQRFNSRFGETFTVPAPFIQKESAKIYDLQNPTAKMSKSAESPAGLINLLDDSKVIAKRIKSAVTDAETEIRFDRETKPGVSNLLTIYSSITGQSVEEIVAAYQGKMYGHLKVDLAEVVAERLTPIRDRASELLNDPAELDRLLAHGADKAREIASATLRDVYAKVGFLPYTGSNGVR; encoded by the coding sequence ATGACCCTTCCTTCCACCGCGACCGCCGGCGCCCATCACGACGCCGACATCAGCGCCGCCGTCGCGCCCGCCGTTCCGGCCGAAACGGCCACCGGCGCCCGGCACCGCATCCTCTCCGGGATGCAGCCCTCGGCCGACTCCCTGCACCTGGGGAACTACCTCGGCGCCCTGGTGAACTGGGTGCGGATGCAGGAGGAGTACGACGCGATCTTCTTCATCCCGGACTTGCATGCCATCACCGTCCCGCAGGACCCGGCCGAACTGGCCCACCGCACCCGCGTCACCGCCGCCCAGTACATTGCCGGCGGCGTGGACGTGGACAAGTGCACGCTCTTCGTGCAGTCCCAGGTGCCGGAGCATGCGCAGCTGGCCTGGGTCCTGAACTGCATCACCGGCTTCGGCGAAGCATCCCGGATGACCCAGTTCAAGGACAAGGCCCTCAAGCAGGGCTCCGAGCAGGCCAGCGTGGGCCTCTTCACCTACCCGATCCTGCAGGCCTCGGATATCCTCCTGTACCAGCCGCACGGTGTGCCGGTAGGGGAGGACCAGCGCCAGCACGTGGAACTCAGCCGCGACCTTGCCCAGCGCTTCAACTCCCGCTTCGGCGAGACGTTCACCGTCCCCGCCCCCTTCATCCAGAAGGAGTCGGCCAAGATCTACGACCTGCAGAACCCCACCGCCAAGATGTCCAAGTCGGCGGAGTCCCCGGCCGGGCTGATCAACCTGCTGGACGACTCCAAGGTCATCGCCAAGCGGATCAAGTCCGCCGTGACGGATGCGGAGACCGAGATCCGCTTCGACCGGGAAACCAAGCCCGGCGTCTCCAACCTGCTGACCATCTACTCGTCCATCACCGGCCAGAGCGTTGAGGAGATCGTTGCGGCCTACCAGGGCAAGATGTACGGGCACCTCAAGGTGGACCTCGCCGAGGTGGTGGCCGAGCGCCTCACTCCGATCCGGGACCGCGCCAGCGAACTGCTGAACGATCCGGCGGAGCTGGACCGCCTGCTGGCCCACGGCGCGGACAAGGCACGGGAGATCGCCTCCGCCACGCTGCGCGACGTGTACGCCAAGGTCGGCTTCCTGCCCTACACCGGAAGCAACGGAGTCCGCTAG
- a CDS encoding class I SAM-dependent methyltransferase: MAALREELLAEFVTLLKAEGRRGVLGLNCARGSDGLHFVQCGIHFIGVDPSEENVHSARARGLDVAVAGPESLPFPNAAFASVWAADALAGLPPEQWAGVVREMERVAAPGAPIAVVLPEPDQGFTILRSPA, translated from the coding sequence ATGGCCGCTTTGCGGGAGGAACTCCTCGCGGAGTTTGTCACGCTGCTCAAGGCTGAAGGCCGGCGCGGCGTGCTGGGGCTCAACTGCGCCCGGGGGTCGGACGGCCTGCACTTCGTCCAGTGTGGCATCCATTTCATCGGGGTGGATCCGTCCGAGGAGAATGTGCACTCAGCCCGCGCCCGCGGCCTGGACGTTGCGGTCGCCGGGCCGGAGTCCCTCCCCTTCCCCAACGCCGCGTTCGCCTCTGTGTGGGCGGCGGACGCCCTGGCGGGCCTGCCGCCGGAGCAGTGGGCCGGCGTCGTGCGGGAGATGGAACGGGTGGCCGCTCCGGGCGCCCCGATCGCCGTCGTGCTCCCCGAACCCGACCAGGGTTTCACGATCCTGCGCTCCCCCGCCTGA
- a CDS encoding YihY/virulence factor BrkB family protein, with protein MGPNATTTEARAAQQTPAKPPPPTDLAGLKLEVIRKRLEWGKARRSGGGPAPLMAMLPWLLARLNTFRPQRTFQHYNLQHGPLMSAGIGFRMFFSITGLLATGFSVAGLFLSGQPALLDQIIMSVAKAAPGLLKVDGGEGLVDPHELLNPSNLGWAAIIAAAVTVYTALGWISGVRDGLRGMMQLGPRGTNPVLQILRDAGTLLLLGAALVVSAAASLVFGTAAGWVADLLHLDPLLAGPLTTSVTILVPLLLGWGTALIMFRVAAGLKLTRRALLEGTILAAVGTAVLQIFSTQLLASAGRNPILAPFAIIIGLLIWFNLVSQVYLVSAAWSAVREGDLKTGPANKTNGWGARQVQPGKTPVEPSPRRRLPAAGFRRRGTDRPTPK; from the coding sequence TTGGGACCGAACGCGACGACGACAGAGGCCCGGGCGGCGCAGCAGACGCCCGCTAAGCCGCCACCTCCCACCGACCTGGCCGGACTGAAACTGGAAGTCATCCGGAAACGGCTCGAGTGGGGCAAGGCACGCCGTTCCGGCGGGGGACCGGCGCCCCTGATGGCGATGCTGCCTTGGCTCCTTGCGCGGCTCAACACCTTCCGACCGCAGCGCACCTTCCAGCACTACAACCTCCAGCACGGCCCCCTCATGAGCGCCGGCATCGGCTTCAGGATGTTCTTCTCCATCACGGGCCTGCTGGCCACCGGCTTCTCCGTGGCCGGCCTGTTCCTGAGCGGCCAGCCCGCGCTCCTGGATCAGATCATCATGAGCGTCGCGAAGGCCGCGCCGGGGCTCCTGAAAGTCGACGGCGGCGAGGGCCTCGTTGATCCCCACGAGCTGCTGAACCCTTCCAATCTGGGATGGGCCGCCATCATCGCCGCAGCAGTGACGGTTTACACCGCCCTGGGCTGGATCAGCGGCGTCCGGGACGGCCTGCGGGGCATGATGCAGCTCGGACCGCGGGGGACCAACCCGGTCCTGCAGATCCTGCGCGACGCCGGCACCTTGCTGCTGCTCGGAGCGGCCCTCGTGGTCAGTGCCGCCGCCTCGCTGGTCTTCGGCACAGCGGCAGGCTGGGTGGCGGACCTGCTGCACCTTGATCCGCTGCTGGCCGGACCCCTCACGACGTCCGTCACGATCCTGGTGCCGCTGCTCCTCGGCTGGGGTACCGCGCTGATCATGTTCCGGGTAGCGGCGGGGCTGAAGCTAACCCGGCGTGCTCTCCTGGAAGGCACCATCCTCGCCGCGGTCGGCACGGCGGTCCTGCAGATCTTCAGCACCCAGCTGCTGGCCAGCGCCGGCAGAAACCCGATCCTGGCGCCGTTCGCCATCATCATCGGCCTGCTGATCTGGTTCAACCTGGTCAGCCAGGTCTACCTTGTCTCCGCAGCCTGGTCCGCGGTGCGCGAGGGCGACCTAAAGACCGGGCCGGCCAACAAGACCAACGGCTGGGGTGCCCGCCAGGTGCAGCCGGGGAAGACTCCCGTGGAACCTTCCCCGCGCCGCCGGCTCCCGGCGGCCGGTTTCAGGCGTCGAGGTACTGATCGGCCCACGCCGAAATAA